Proteins encoded in a region of the Pseudomonas denitrificans (nom. rej.) genome:
- a CDS encoding 3-keto-5-aminohexanoate cleavage protein, with the protein MQFFDDSLHPENQDKVVITTAPYGPEWMPEDFPEDIPVTMDEQVQKAVDCYEAGATVLHLHVRELDGKGSKRLSKFNELIAGVREAVPDMIIQVGGSISFAPESDGEAAKWLSDDTRHMLAELTPKPDQVTVAINTTQMNIMELLYPEYLKGTSLENPLYQAAYSEMTVPAGPAWVEEHLKRLQAAGIQPHFQLTGMHALETLERLVRKGVYKGPLNLTWIGIGGGFDGPNPFNFMNFVHRAPDGATVTAESLLKNVLPFNMMAMAMGLHPRCGIEDTIIGQHGQRMTSVEQIQQCVRVAHELGREVASGKEARAIYKIGVQYDSVEETLRMNGMAPNRQPGQKSVPLRA; encoded by the coding sequence ATGCAATTCTTCGACGATTCGCTGCACCCCGAGAACCAGGACAAGGTGGTCATCACCACCGCTCCCTACGGCCCCGAATGGATGCCCGAGGACTTCCCCGAAGACATCCCGGTGACCATGGACGAGCAGGTCCAGAAGGCCGTTGACTGCTACGAGGCCGGCGCCACCGTGCTGCACCTGCATGTGCGCGAGCTGGATGGCAAGGGCTCCAAGCGCCTGTCCAAGTTCAACGAGCTGATCGCCGGCGTGCGCGAAGCCGTGCCGGACATGATCATCCAGGTCGGTGGCTCGATTTCCTTCGCCCCGGAAAGCGACGGCGAAGCGGCCAAGTGGCTGTCCGACGACACCCGTCACATGCTCGCCGAGCTGACCCCCAAGCCCGACCAGGTGACGGTGGCGATCAACACCACCCAGATGAACATCATGGAGCTGCTCTATCCGGAGTACCTGAAAGGTACCTCCCTGGAGAACCCGCTCTACCAGGCGGCCTACAGCGAGATGACCGTGCCGGCCGGTCCGGCCTGGGTCGAGGAGCACCTGAAGCGCCTGCAGGCCGCCGGCATCCAGCCGCACTTCCAGCTGACCGGCATGCATGCCCTGGAAACCCTCGAGCGCCTGGTGCGCAAGGGCGTCTACAAGGGCCCGCTGAACCTGACCTGGATTGGCATCGGCGGCGGCTTCGACGGCCCCAACCCGTTCAACTTCATGAACTTCGTGCACCGCGCACCGGACGGCGCCACCGTCACCGCCGAGTCGCTGCTCAAGAACGTCCTGCCGTTCAACATGATGGCGATGGCCATGGGGCTGCACCCGCGTTGCGGCATCGAGGACACCATCATCGGCCAGCACGGCCAGCGCATGACCTCGGTGGAACAGATCCAGCAGTGCGTCCGCGTCGCCCATGAACTGGGCCGCGAGGTCGCCAGCGGCAAGGAAGCACGCGCCATCTACAAGATCGGCGTGCAGTACGACAGCGTGGAAGAAACCCTGCGCATGAACGGCATGGCGCCCAACCGCCAGCCGGGCCAGAAGTCCGTTCCGCTTCGCGCGTGA
- a CDS encoding MFS transporter encodes MAIHSVALGDITATVPSVPRRYAWVVFALTFGLLISDYMSRQVLNAVFPLLKVEWALSDAQLGLLSGIVAVMVGLLTFPLSLLADRWGRVRSLALMAMLWSLATLGCAVAETFPQMFAARFFVGVGEAAYGSVGIAVVISVFPAHLRATLTGAFMAGGMFGSVLGMGLGGVLAAHLGWRWAFAGMALFGLLLALLYPLVVSEKRIAPVAAAEAPRQAGGRSLRSLFGSRSVIAAYLGSGLQLFVAAAVMVWIPSYLNRYYHLDTGKAGMISAVIVLVGGSGMVLCGILCDRLGRSNPPRKIILAIGFCLASCLLLLVAFHLPPGTAQLSLIALGMLVAAGTSGPSGAMVANLTAPAVHGTAFATLTLANNLLGLAPGPLLTGVLADRIGLDRAFQLIPLLSILAALVFLYARRHYHSDIRRLRGEEEGA; translated from the coding sequence ATGGCCATCCACTCCGTCGCCCTGGGCGACATCACTGCCACCGTGCCCAGCGTGCCGCGCCGCTATGCCTGGGTGGTGTTCGCTCTGACCTTCGGCCTGCTGATCTCCGATTACATGTCGCGTCAGGTGCTCAATGCCGTCTTCCCGCTGCTCAAGGTCGAATGGGCCCTGAGCGATGCGCAGCTGGGCCTGCTCAGCGGCATCGTCGCGGTGATGGTCGGCCTGCTGACTTTCCCGCTCTCGCTGCTCGCCGACCGCTGGGGGCGCGTACGCAGCCTGGCGCTGATGGCCATGCTGTGGAGCCTCGCAACGCTTGGCTGCGCCGTGGCTGAGACCTTCCCGCAGATGTTCGCCGCGCGCTTCTTCGTCGGCGTCGGCGAGGCCGCCTACGGCAGCGTCGGTATCGCCGTGGTCATCTCGGTATTCCCGGCGCACCTGCGCGCCACCCTGACCGGCGCCTTCATGGCCGGCGGCATGTTCGGCTCGGTGCTCGGCATGGGCCTGGGCGGCGTGCTCGCCGCGCACCTGGGCTGGCGCTGGGCGTTCGCCGGCATGGCGCTGTTCGGCCTGCTGCTGGCGCTGCTCTACCCGCTGGTGGTGAGCGAGAAGCGCATTGCCCCGGTGGCCGCTGCCGAAGCGCCGCGCCAGGCCGGCGGGCGCTCGCTGCGCAGCCTGTTCGGCAGCCGCTCGGTGATCGCCGCCTACCTGGGCAGCGGCCTGCAGCTGTTCGTCGCCGCCGCCGTGATGGTGTGGATTCCCAGCTACCTGAACCGCTACTACCACCTGGACACCGGCAAGGCCGGGATGATCTCCGCGGTGATCGTACTGGTCGGCGGCAGCGGCATGGTGCTCTGCGGCATCCTCTGCGACCGCCTGGGCCGCAGCAACCCGCCGCGCAAGATCATCCTCGCCATCGGCTTCTGCCTGGCCAGCTGCCTGCTGCTGTTGGTGGCCTTCCACCTGCCGCCGGGCACTGCGCAACTGAGCCTGATCGCCCTCGGCATGCTGGTCGCGGCCGGTACCTCCGGGCCGTCCGGCGCCATGGTCGCCAACCTCACCGCGCCGGCCGTGCATGGCACCGCCTTCGCCACCCTGACCCTGGCCAACAACCTGCTGGGCCTGGCGCCCGGCCCGCTGCTCACCGGTGTGCTGGCCGACCGCATCGGCCTGGACCGTGCCTTCCAGCTCATCCCCTTGCTGAGCATTCTCGCCGCGCTGGTCTTCCTCTACGCCCGGCGCCACTACCACAGCGATATCCGCCGCCTGCGCGGCGAAGAGGAGGGCGCCTGA
- a CDS encoding DsbA family protein, with product MPTLNLDMTFDFICPWCLIGKRNLDVALRLLARQRPELDVRVNWLGLQLLPQISMEGEPFAEFYQRRLGGKRAVRARMGEVRRAAEGARVDLDLERILTMPNTTYAHRVFQRAVHVGSENQKEQLLEMIFRAHFQLGQDIGNRETLCRLLRACDFNVADFDDALADGARQFIGRRVALADSSVPMFLLEGRAFALGGQSPEQLLAALHRAIDRQHPEAIPA from the coding sequence ATGCCGACTCTCAATCTGGACATGACCTTTGACTTCATCTGCCCCTGGTGCCTGATCGGCAAGCGCAACCTTGACGTCGCGCTGCGCCTGCTGGCCCGCCAGCGTCCGGAACTGGACGTGCGGGTGAACTGGCTCGGCCTGCAGCTGCTGCCGCAGATTTCCATGGAAGGCGAACCCTTCGCCGAGTTCTACCAGCGCCGCCTGGGCGGCAAGCGCGCCGTGCGTGCGCGGATGGGTGAAGTGCGTCGCGCGGCCGAGGGCGCCAGGGTCGACCTGGACCTCGAACGCATCCTCACCATGCCCAATACCACCTATGCCCACCGGGTATTCCAGCGCGCCGTGCATGTGGGCAGCGAGAACCAGAAGGAGCAGTTGCTGGAGATGATCTTCCGCGCGCACTTCCAGCTGGGCCAGGATATCGGCAACCGCGAAACCCTCTGCCGCCTGCTGCGTGCCTGTGATTTCAACGTGGCCGACTTCGACGACGCCCTGGCCGACGGCGCGCGCCAGTTCATCGGCCGCCGCGTGGCCCTGGCCGATTCCAGCGTGCCGATGTTCCTCCTCGAAGGCCGCGCCTTCGCCCTCGGCGGGCAAAGCCCCGAGCAGTTGCTGGCGGCCCTCCATCGAGCGATTGATCGACAGCACCCCGAGGCGATCCCGGCATGA
- a CDS encoding Rieske (2Fe-2S) protein, with the protein MSCSIRIPADRLPARGGRSLLHHEKGIILLFDIDGELHAIDDRCPHAGASLFSGRLDGRWLQCPAHGLRFDLATGCPAGIKGFGLQRYEIEWRANECYVVLARQEVPA; encoded by the coding sequence ATGAGCTGCTCGATCCGTATTCCCGCCGACCGCCTGCCGGCGCGCGGCGGCCGCAGCCTGCTGCATCACGAGAAGGGCATCATCCTGCTGTTCGATATCGACGGCGAACTGCATGCCATCGACGACCGTTGCCCCCATGCCGGCGCCTCGCTGTTCAGCGGCCGCCTGGATGGCCGCTGGCTGCAGTGCCCGGCCCACGGCCTGCGCTTCGACCTGGCTACAGGCTGCCCGGCGGGCATCAAGGGCTTCGGCCTGCAGCGCTATGAGATCGAATGGCGCGCCAACGAGTGCTACGTGGTGCTGGCCCGGCAGGAGGTGCCGGCATGA
- a CDS encoding AraC family transcriptional regulator, with product MVRIAALTNYLEVARHLGLNPHQQLSAVGLSQSMLEHPEQRIPVATAVTLLEESARISGCETFGLRMAESRQLADFGVISLLLSHQATLREAIDTIIRYRHLLNESLALYIDQEGKLAILREELLTVPPMPMRQGLELALGTLYRLCAALLGPHWRPVSVNFSHDAPADMQVHRRVFGCKIEFGSEFNGIVIPAADLDAANPMADPAMARHARSFVDSLPGATDGSTLNEVRKSIYLLLPMGRATIEQIAQSLGLNVRTLQRRLEDNGVTFSDLINEVRRELVLRYMENPRYSLGRIADLLGYSMPSSFTRWFAVQFGVSPAAWRKEHLGRETE from the coding sequence ATGGTTCGCATTGCGGCCCTCACCAACTACCTGGAAGTGGCCCGCCACCTGGGCCTCAACCCGCATCAGCAGCTGAGCGCGGTGGGCCTGTCCCAGTCCATGCTCGAGCACCCGGAGCAGCGCATCCCCGTTGCCACGGCGGTGACCCTGCTGGAGGAATCGGCGCGCATCAGCGGCTGCGAGACCTTCGGCCTGCGCATGGCCGAATCGCGCCAGCTCGCCGACTTCGGCGTGATCAGCCTGCTGCTGTCACACCAGGCGACACTGCGCGAGGCCATCGACACCATCATTCGCTACCGCCACCTGCTCAACGAATCCCTGGCCCTGTACATCGACCAGGAAGGCAAGCTGGCGATCCTGCGCGAAGAGCTCCTCACCGTGCCGCCGATGCCCATGCGCCAGGGCCTGGAGCTGGCCCTTGGCACCCTCTACCGCCTCTGCGCCGCCCTCCTCGGCCCGCACTGGCGACCGGTGAGCGTGAACTTCAGCCACGACGCCCCGGCGGACATGCAGGTGCATCGCCGGGTGTTCGGTTGCAAGATCGAGTTCGGCAGCGAGTTCAACGGCATCGTCATCCCCGCCGCCGACCTCGACGCCGCCAACCCCATGGCCGATCCGGCCATGGCGCGGCATGCACGCAGCTTCGTCGACTCCCTGCCCGGCGCCACCGACGGCAGCACCCTGAACGAGGTGCGCAAGTCCATCTACCTGCTGCTGCCCATGGGCCGCGCGACCATCGAACAGATCGCCCAGTCGCTGGGGCTGAACGTGCGCACGCTGCAACGCCGACTGGAAGACAACGGCGTGACCTTCTCCGACCTGATCAACGAGGTCAGGCGCGAGCTGGTACTGCGCTACATGGAAAACCCGCGCTATTCGCTGGGGCGCATCGCCGACCTGCTGGGGTACTCGATGCCCAGTTCCTTCACCCGCTGGTTCGCGGTGCAGTTCGGCGTGTCGCCGGCGGCGTGGCGCAAGGAGCATCTGGGGCGGGAGACGGAGTGA
- a CDS encoding RBBP9/YdeN family alpha/beta hydrolase, whose amino-acid sequence MVPGLRDHVAEHWQTLLEQRLPNMRSVPPLTENKLDLNARIEAIQRELESIDGEVILVAHSAGVLMVAHWAARYSRPIKGALLATPPDLDGDWPAHYPKPAVLAEMGWSPLPLEPLPFPTLVACSDNDPLASPEAVQRMARHWRASVVELGRVGHLNPASGFGDWPEAEALIQMLDS is encoded by the coding sequence ATGGTCCCCGGCTTGCGCGACCACGTCGCCGAGCACTGGCAGACCCTGCTTGAGCAGCGCCTGCCCAATATGCGCAGCGTACCGCCGCTGACCGAGAACAAGCTGGATCTGAATGCCCGCATCGAAGCCATCCAGCGCGAGCTGGAAAGCATCGACGGCGAGGTGATCCTGGTTGCCCACAGTGCCGGTGTACTGATGGTCGCTCACTGGGCGGCACGCTACAGCCGGCCTATCAAGGGCGCGCTGCTGGCTACTCCGCCGGATCTCGACGGTGACTGGCCGGCGCACTACCCCAAGCCTGCGGTCCTGGCCGAGATGGGCTGGTCGCCGCTACCGCTGGAGCCGCTGCCGTTCCCCACACTGGTGGCCTGCAGCGACAACGACCCGCTGGCGAGCCCCGAGGCAGTCCAGCGCATGGCCCGCCACTGGCGCGCCAGCGTGGTGGAGCTGGGCCGGGTCGGCCACCTCAACCCCGCTTCGGGATTCGGCGACTGGCCAGAGGCCGAGGCGCTGATCCAGATGCTGGATAGCTGA
- a CDS encoding DUF1302 domain-containing protein: MHHQSNPLQRCLLATAVLAAMAGQPLLAFELDTGNPDFSIRFDNTVKLSYGQRVESPNSKIAGTANTNDGDRNFSSGTPVTQRFDLLSELDFVYRDSMGFRLSAAGWYDHAYDDVGSDNPFPGQKGNAGHLVSRNGTVIAPRGAQPATHGLSNFADRYYNGPSGELLDAFVFASHQVGDDMQLSGKLGRHTIYWGETLFSAANGINYGQSALDLGKLYNVPGTEAKELFMPRNQLSASLTVNPELTLAAQYFLEFENSRFPEGGTYMGPYDMLNDGGNVFWLPLPALNAFYGAPRGHDREPDNTGDFGLMAKWSPEWLDGTLGFYYRNTSDTLPAVLVNAPNLHKPGLAGLQGMNYVTAYADDIDIYGISLSKEIGGVSVGMDLNYRENMPLASNFTTVNSTLYAASKRGAVNGANLIGEMPSDGDTGLARGKTFHVVLNGLVTFGATPLWDASSLAVEGTLTHLIDVTEGEQTFKGDSSYRGVDKVTTNAYAMSANFTPTWYQAFPGVDLSMPMAYNVGLHGNSAVQLGGNEDAGSYSVGVAADFHQKYRLDLKYVDAFGPFDTCESGRDNNTPGANGQYQCIPGQITSQGGLAPLLKDRGMVTASLKATF; this comes from the coding sequence ATGCATCATCAGAGCAACCCCCTGCAACGCTGCCTGCTGGCGACCGCAGTCCTCGCTGCCATGGCCGGCCAACCGCTGCTGGCCTTCGAGCTGGACACCGGCAACCCGGACTTTTCGATCCGCTTCGACAACACCGTCAAGCTCAGCTACGGGCAGCGCGTCGAGTCGCCCAACAGCAAGATCGCCGGCACCGCCAACACCAACGACGGCGACCGCAACTTCTCCTCCGGCACCCCGGTGACCCAGCGTTTCGACCTGCTCAGCGAACTGGACTTCGTCTACCGCGACAGCATGGGCTTCCGCCTGTCTGCCGCCGGCTGGTACGACCACGCCTACGATGATGTCGGCTCCGACAACCCGTTCCCCGGCCAGAAGGGCAACGCCGGCCACCTGGTCAGCCGCAACGGCACGGTGATCGCCCCGCGTGGCGCGCAACCGGCCACCCACGGCCTGAGCAACTTCGCCGACCGCTACTACAACGGCCCGTCCGGGGAGCTGCTCGACGCCTTCGTCTTCGCCAGCCACCAGGTCGGCGACGACATGCAGCTCAGCGGCAAGCTCGGTCGCCACACCATCTACTGGGGCGAGACCCTGTTCAGCGCCGCCAACGGCATCAACTACGGCCAGTCGGCCCTGGACCTGGGCAAGCTGTACAACGTGCCCGGCACCGAGGCCAAAGAGCTGTTCATGCCGCGCAACCAGCTGTCCGCCTCGCTGACGGTCAACCCCGAGCTGACCCTGGCCGCGCAGTATTTCCTCGAATTCGAGAACTCGCGCTTCCCCGAAGGTGGCACCTACATGGGCCCCTACGACATGCTCAACGACGGCGGCAACGTCTTCTGGCTGCCGCTGCCCGCGCTCAACGCCTTCTACGGCGCGCCGCGCGGCCATGATCGCGAGCCGGACAACACCGGCGACTTCGGCCTGATGGCCAAGTGGAGCCCGGAATGGCTCGACGGCACCCTGGGCTTCTACTACCGCAATACCTCCGACACCCTGCCGGCGGTACTGGTGAATGCGCCGAACCTGCACAAGCCCGGCCTGGCCGGCCTGCAGGGGATGAACTATGTCACCGCCTACGCCGACGACATCGACATCTATGGCATCAGCCTGTCCAAGGAAATCGGCGGCGTGAGCGTCGGCATGGACCTGAACTACCGCGAGAACATGCCGCTGGCGAGCAACTTCACCACGGTCAACTCCACGCTCTATGCAGCCTCCAAGCGCGGCGCGGTCAACGGCGCCAACCTGATCGGCGAGATGCCCAGCGATGGCGACACCGGCCTGGCCCGCGGCAAGACCTTCCACGTCGTGCTCAACGGCCTGGTGACCTTCGGCGCCACCCCGCTGTGGGACGCCTCGTCGCTGGCCGTGGAAGGCACCCTGACGCACCTGATCGACGTCACCGAAGGCGAGCAGACCTTCAAGGGTGACTCCAGCTACCGCGGTGTCGACAAGGTCACCACCAACGCCTACGCCATGTCCGCCAACTTCACCCCGACCTGGTACCAGGCCTTCCCGGGCGTCGATCTGTCCATGCCCATGGCCTACAACGTCGGCCTGCACGGCAACTCGGCGGTGCAGCTGGGCGGCAACGAAGACGCCGGCAGCTACTCGGTCGGCGTGGCCGCGGACTTCCACCAGAAATACCGCCTGGACCTGAAATACGTCGACGCCTTCGGCCCCTTCGATACCTGCGAGAGCGGCCGCGACAACAACACCCCCGGCGCCAACGGCCAGTACCAGTGCATCCCCGGCCAGATCACTTCGCAAGGCGGCCTCGCGCCCCTGCTGAAGGACCGCGGCATGGTTACCGCTTCCCTGAAGGCCACCTTCTGA
- a CDS encoding DUF1329 domain-containing protein — MNFKPTLIATALGLTLCGLAQAAVSPQDAAQLGSTLTLVGAEKAASSDGAIPAYAGGLTTAPASFKAGDSMRPDPFASDKPVLVIDGKNVDQYKNQLSATTVELAKRYPTFRVDVYPTHRSAALPDTVLENSKKNAVTAQSLEGGTAIDNALPGVPFPIPKTGAEAMWNFLLRYQGVNIKAKYDSWNVDASGSANLATTGQAFINYPVYEDLTQPVKGSEVYYQMKLYYSGPARRAGEAMMLKDAANPLQQPRRAWQYLPGQRRVKLAPNLAYDTPNPGMAGAGTYDDVFVFNGALDRYDWKLVGKQEMIVPYNTYRLTYASDIKPVVTPNHLSPDYVRWEKHRVWVVEGTLKSGARHIYAKRRFYLDEDSWVAVASDQYDARGQLYRGSFAFLSQSYDKRIPDATPFMIYDLTAGSYNINGVVGPYGGISYIDPLAKTQWSPEALAGSGIR, encoded by the coding sequence ATGAACTTCAAGCCCACCCTGATCGCCACCGCCCTCGGCCTGACCCTCTGCGGTCTGGCCCAGGCCGCCGTTTCCCCGCAGGACGCCGCCCAGCTGGGCAGCACCCTGACCCTGGTCGGCGCCGAGAAAGCCGCCAGCAGCGATGGCGCGATTCCCGCCTATGCCGGCGGCCTGACCACCGCCCCGGCCAGCTTCAAGGCCGGCGACAGCATGCGTCCGGACCCGTTCGCCAGCGACAAGCCGGTGCTGGTGATCGACGGCAAGAACGTCGACCAGTACAAGAACCAGCTGTCGGCCACCACCGTCGAGCTGGCCAAGCGTTATCCGACCTTCCGCGTCGACGTCTACCCGACCCACCGCAGCGCCGCGCTGCCGGACACCGTGCTGGAGAACAGCAAGAAGAACGCCGTCACCGCGCAGTCCCTGGAAGGCGGCACCGCCATCGACAACGCCCTGCCGGGCGTGCCGTTCCCGATTCCGAAGACCGGCGCCGAGGCGATGTGGAACTTCCTGCTGCGCTACCAGGGCGTGAACATCAAGGCCAAGTACGACTCCTGGAACGTCGATGCCTCGGGCAGCGCCAACCTCGCCACCACCGGCCAGGCCTTCATCAACTACCCGGTGTACGAAGACCTCACCCAGCCGGTGAAGGGCTCCGAGGTCTACTACCAGATGAAGCTGTACTACAGCGGCCCGGCCCGCCGTGCCGGCGAGGCGATGATGCTCAAGGACGCCGCCAACCCGCTGCAGCAGCCGCGCCGCGCCTGGCAGTACCTGCCCGGCCAGCGCCGCGTGAAGCTGGCACCGAACCTGGCCTACGACACCCCGAACCCCGGCATGGCCGGCGCCGGCACCTACGACGACGTGTTCGTCTTCAACGGTGCGCTGGACCGCTATGACTGGAAGCTGGTGGGCAAGCAGGAAATGATCGTGCCCTACAACACCTACCGCCTGACCTACGCCAGCGACATCAAGCCGGTGGTCACGCCCAACCACCTGTCGCCGGACTATGTGCGCTGGGAGAAGCACCGCGTGTGGGTCGTCGAAGGCACCCTGAAGTCTGGCGCGCGGCACATCTACGCCAAGCGTCGCTTCTACCTCGATGAAGACAGCTGGGTGGCCGTGGCCTCTGACCAGTACGACGCCCGTGGCCAACTCTATCGCGGCTCCTTCGCCTTCCTCAGCCAGAGCTACGACAAGCGCATCCCGGACGCCACGCCGTTCATGATCTACGACCTGACTGCCGGCTCCTACAACATCAACGGCGTCGTCGGCCCGTACGGCGGCATCAGCTACATCGACCCGCTGGCCAAGACCCAGTGGTCCCCCGAGGCGCTGGCCGGTAGCGGCATTCGCTGA
- a CDS encoding WD40/YVTN/BNR-like repeat-containing protein, whose amino-acid sequence MQIPFKRLMLLGALLLAGGAQAGATVAEFVDVLDQPAPHSAVPCHVPLLAVTRVDKRLVSVGQRGHILYSDDGGTSWLQAEVPVSSDLTAVRFPTPQDGWAVGHDGVVLHSADGGKHWERQLDGRQIGQLMLDYYAAHPQPDNATWLDQARRYQEEGADKPFLDLWFRDAKEGFVVGAFNLILHTSDGGRTWEPWNHRIDNPQALHLTAMAGSGDDLFVVGEQGLLLRLSPQQEGQQQRFVALQSPYAGSFFGVVARPGLVFAYGLRGHAIRSLDGGESWKTVDTGLPVSLTAASFDANGRLYLFSQAGQGLVSDDSGASFKALDLAERLPVSGAVAGPGRLLLVGARGVRENAMPVR is encoded by the coding sequence ATGCAGATCCCCTTCAAGCGCCTGATGCTCCTGGGCGCCTTGCTTCTGGCGGGCGGCGCTCAAGCCGGCGCAACGGTCGCAGAGTTCGTCGATGTGCTCGACCAGCCGGCGCCCCACAGCGCCGTTCCCTGCCATGTGCCGCTGCTGGCCGTCACCCGCGTCGACAAGCGCCTGGTGAGCGTCGGCCAGCGCGGCCACATTCTCTATTCCGATGACGGCGGCACCAGCTGGCTGCAGGCCGAGGTGCCGGTCAGCTCCGACCTCACCGCCGTGCGCTTCCCCACGCCGCAGGACGGTTGGGCGGTGGGCCACGACGGCGTGGTGCTGCACAGCGCCGACGGCGGCAAGCACTGGGAGCGCCAGCTCGACGGCCGGCAGATCGGCCAGCTGATGCTCGACTACTACGCCGCCCACCCGCAGCCGGACAACGCCACCTGGCTGGACCAGGCGCGCCGGTATCAGGAGGAGGGCGCCGACAAGCCGTTCCTCGACCTGTGGTTCCGCGACGCGAAGGAAGGCTTCGTGGTCGGCGCCTTCAACCTGATCCTGCACACCAGTGACGGCGGGCGCACCTGGGAGCCCTGGAACCACCGCATCGACAACCCGCAGGCACTGCACCTTACCGCCATGGCGGGCAGCGGCGATGACCTGTTCGTCGTCGGCGAGCAAGGCCTGCTGTTGCGCCTTTCCCCGCAACAGGAGGGCCAACAGCAGCGCTTCGTCGCCCTGCAGTCGCCCTACGCCGGCAGCTTCTTCGGTGTGGTCGCGCGGCCGGGCCTGGTGTTCGCCTACGGCCTGCGCGGCCATGCGATCCGCAGCCTCGACGGCGGCGAAAGCTGGAAAACCGTGGACACGGGCCTGCCGGTCAGCCTGACCGCCGCCAGCTTCGACGCCAACGGCCGGCTGTACCTGTTCAGCCAGGCCGGCCAGGGCCTGGTCAGCGATGACAGCGGCGCCAGCTTCAAAGCCCTGGACCTGGCCGAGCGCCTGCCCGTCAGCGGCGCGGTGGCCGGTCCCGGACGCCTGCTGCTGGTCGGCGCCCGCGGCGTACGCGAGAACGCGATGCCGGTGCGCTGA